The genomic DNA TCCTCACCGTCAACATTGATGATTCGCATCCCAATTTTTTTACGATATTGActcaaagagaacaaaaatccGATCGAAACCCATCAAAAACCCAAAAGTTcaggttttttgtttgtttttgtttatgatcTGGAAAGATGAAGGCGGAGACGGTGACGCTGATTCTGATTAATCTAGCCGGAATAATGGAGAGAGCTGACGAATCTCTGCTTCCAGGTGTATACAAAGAGGTCGGTTTAGCTCTCCACACTGATCCAACCGGACTCGGGTCGTTGACATTGCTGCGATCCATGGTTCAAGCCGTTTGTTATCCCTTGGCTGCTTACATGGCCATTAGACATAACCGAGCTCATGTTATAGCTCTCGGTGCATTTCTCTGGTCCGCGGCTACTTTCCTTGTTGCCTTCTCTTCCACTTTCTTCCAGGTTCTGTGCTTTTTCCACAATTAAGGCTTTTTGGGTTTATGGTTTGGTTTAGTGAAATGCATAACCTCTTGTGACATTTCTGATAGAGCAGGTGGCAGTGTCTAGAGCTCTGAATGGAATTGGTCTTGCTCTAGTGGCTCCAGCTATTCAATCTCTTGTTGCTGACTCAACTGATGATGCCAACCGTGGCACTGCATTTGGATGGTTACAACTAACAGCAAACATCGGTTCGATCCTAGGGGGGCTATGCTCTGTCTTAATAGCTCCACTAACCTTCATGGGCATACCTGGTTGGAGAGTTGCTTTCCATATCGTAGGTGTGATCAGCGTTATCGTTGGTGTGTTAGTCAGAGTATTCGCCAATGACCCACATTTTTTCAAGGATGGTGTTGATGTTTCGAATCAACGAGGTTCGAGGAAACCTTTTTGTACAGAGGTGAAGGATTTGGTCCGCGAAGCTGATACTGTCATAAAGATTCAGTCTTTTCAGATAATTGTGACTCAGGGAGTAACAGGGTCGTTTCCTTGGTCTGCTCTTTCTTTTGCACCCATGTGGTTGGAACTCATCGGCTTCTCACACGGGACAACTGCATTCTTGATGGGTCTTTTCGTGGCTGCATCTTCTCTAGGAGGCTTATTTGGAGGCAAAATGGGAGATTTTCTGTCTACCCGTCTTCCTAATTCCGGAAGAATCATTCTTGCACAGATCAGTTCAGCCTCAGCGATCCCGCTTGCAGCAATTCTCTTGTTGGTCTTACCAGATGATCCATCCACGGCTGCAATCCATGGTCTGATCTTAGTCCTATTGGGGCTGTTTGTTTCTTGGAATGCTCCTGCTACCAACAAGTaaagtttctctctctttactatgCCTAATGACGTGTTATCCTCTATCGTTTCGCTGTTGTTGCTGACCTTGGTGAAACAAATGCAGCCCGATCTTTGCAGAGATTGTTCCAGAGAAATCAAGGACAAGTGTCTATGCACTGGATAAATCGTTTGAGTCAATCTTGTCATCGTTTGCTCCTCCTATAGTTGGAATCCTGGCTCAGCATGTTTATGGTTATAAGCCAATCCCTGAAGGGTCATCGAGGTCAGCAGAGATAGCCACGGATAGAGAGAATGCAGCATCTCTAGCAAAAGCTCTTTATACATCTATAGGAATCCCAATGGCAGCGTGCTGCTTCATCTACTCCTTTCTTTACCGTACCTATCCTCTAGACAGAGATCGTGCTCGGATGGAAGCTTACATAGATTCTGAGATGCGTGAACTGCTTCCGGAAAGTTCCAATAGAGACATCCAGTTTTCACAAGAAGAACCTTTcgtaaaaaatgttaaaaccaATTTACAACCTAGTAGATAggaaaatttgcaaaaaaactttacaaaataTGCTCTTTCGAGTTGTGCTAATGTTTATAAGTTTACaccaaattttcaaagaaaGTGTATATACAATGGATCAGAAATAGCTATAAGAGTGTCAGCTTATCTGGGTTTTGTGGCGGAGAGCATTATAAATGGCCCGTTTCTAACCCGAGTGAAGCCAACGAGTCCACAGGCTGTGCAGAGATCTTCAAGCTCGCGTTCACTCAGAAAGACGTGAGCACCTGAATATCTCATTATTTCCTACCATTGGCATGACCGGAATGTATAATCAGCCACAGATCA from Camelina sativa cultivar DH55 chromosome 7, Cs, whole genome shotgun sequence includes the following:
- the LOC104702599 gene encoding uncharacterized protein LOC104702599 isoform X2 — its product is MKAETVTLILINLAGIMERADESLLPGVYKEVGLALHTDPTGLGSLTLLRSMVQAVCYPLAAYMAIRHNRAHVIALGAFLWSAATFLVAFSSTFFQVAVSRALNGIGLALVAPAIQSLVADSTDDANRGTAFGWLQLTANIGSILGGLCSVLIAPLTFMGIPGWRVAFHIVGVISVIVGVLVRVFANDPHFFKDGVDVSNQRGSRKPFCTEVKDLVREADTVIKIQSFQIIVTQGVTGSFPWSALSFAPMWLELIGFSHGTTAFLMGLFVAASSLGGLFGGKMGDFLSTRLPNSGRIILAQISSASAIPLAAILLLVLPDDPSTAAIHGLILVLLGLFVSWNAPATNNPIFAEIVPEKSRTSVYALDKSFESILSSFAPPIVGILAQHVYGYKPIPEGSSRSAEIATDRENAASLAKALYTSIGIPMAACCFIYSFLYRTYPLDRDRARMEAYIDSEMRELLPESSNRDIQFSQEEPFVKNVKTNLQPSR
- the LOC104702599 gene encoding uncharacterized protein LOC104702599 isoform X1, translating into MKAETVTLILINLAGIMERADESLLPGVYKEVGLALHTDPTGLGSLTLLRSMVQAVCYPLAAYMAIRHNRAHVIALGAFLWSAATFLVAFSSTFFQVAVSRALNGIGLALVAPAIQSLVADSTDDANRGTAFGWLQLTANIGSILGGLCSVLIAPLTFMGIPGWRVAFHIVGVISVIVGVLVRVFANDPHFFKDGVDVSNQRGSRKPFCTEVKDLVREADTVIKIQSFQIIVTQGVTGSFPWSALSFAPMWLELIGFSHGTTAFLMGLFVAASSLGGLFGGKMGDFLSTRLPNSGRIILAQISSASAIPLAAILLLVLPDDPSTAAIHGLILVLLGLFVSWNAPATNNPIFAEIVPEKSRTSVYALDKSFESILSSFAPPIVGILAQHVYGYKPIPEGSSRSAEIATDRENAASLAKALYTSIGIPMAACCFIYSFLYRTYPLDRDRARMEAYIDSEMRELLPESSNRDIQFSQEEPFVKNVKTNLQPSR